In a single window of the Pontibacter russatus genome:
- a CDS encoding DUF6755 family protein, which yields MSDFREAQNQAHPNKTSTLMLGIIMALIGNMSIQIWLLYSALNNALEEHSGLAIAAFIFSLILFFVNLWLLKFLPDSRVIIHNKLEVPEKEVNKYKANKYK from the coding sequence ATGAGTGATTTCAGAGAGGCGCAGAACCAGGCGCACCCCAACAAGACGAGCACCCTGATGCTGGGCATCATCATGGCACTGATCGGCAACATGAGCATTCAGATATGGCTGCTGTACAGCGCCCTCAACAATGCCCTGGAGGAGCACTCCGGCCTGGCCATCGCCGCCTTTATTTTCTCGCTGATCCTCTTTTTCGTGAACCTCTGGCTGCTCAAATTCCTGCCGGATTCCAGGGTGATCATCCACAACAAACTGGAGGTCCCGGAGAAGGAAGTGAATAAATACAAAGCGAACAAGTACAAATAA
- a CDS encoding hemolysin family protein — translation MEIIILVLLTMLNGFFALSELSIISVNKNRVTQQAKKGSKSAQTVLELLDSPEDFLSAVQVGITLIGIISGAYGGAALSDDVRVWMLEVGFLAPYADSLSIVLVIGLITYFTIVIGELIPKTIALSNANSIALAVAPVIKVFTLLTMPLVKILSGSTNLVVKLLGVKEPTEEKMSEEEIRQIIRTAGRQGILAKEETELHQNIFTYADQRAKNLMTRRMDVEWLDINHPIEKIKEAVEASVHSRFPVCDGNFDMLVGVLHAKDFYKFLLSDRQEPLAAFVQKPIYVSESMLANAVLNTFKKQKQYMAVVVDEFGSVEGVITLHDLLESIVGDLPDMDEFGEPDVVRREDGSLLVSGSVSIHNLNRELKQEFIRKDSDDFTTLAGFVIHLLGRFPTVGERLEHNGFEIEIIDMDGFKVDKVLLTKKPAEAAGPADRHI, via the coding sequence ATGGAAATAATTATCCTGGTACTCCTGACGATGCTGAACGGTTTTTTTGCACTCTCGGAACTCTCCATCATATCTGTGAACAAGAACAGGGTGACGCAGCAGGCGAAGAAAGGCAGCAAAAGCGCCCAAACTGTGCTGGAACTGCTTGATTCGCCAGAGGATTTCCTCTCCGCCGTGCAGGTGGGCATCACGCTGATTGGGATTATATCGGGTGCCTACGGTGGTGCCGCCCTCTCGGACGATGTGCGGGTCTGGATGCTGGAGGTCGGTTTCCTGGCCCCGTACGCCGACTCGCTCTCCATTGTGCTGGTCATCGGCCTTATCACCTATTTCACTATTGTCATTGGGGAGCTCATCCCCAAGACCATTGCCCTCAGCAACGCCAACAGCATCGCGCTCGCGGTGGCCCCCGTCATCAAGGTCTTCACCCTGCTCACCATGCCCCTGGTCAAAATCCTGTCGGGCTCCACCAACCTGGTGGTGAAGCTGCTCGGGGTGAAGGAGCCTACCGAGGAGAAAATGTCAGAGGAGGAGATCCGGCAGATCATCCGGACAGCGGGCAGGCAGGGGATACTGGCGAAGGAAGAAACTGAACTGCACCAGAACATCTTCACCTATGCCGACCAGCGGGCCAAAAACCTGATGACGCGCCGCATGGACGTGGAGTGGCTGGACATCAACCACCCGATCGAGAAGATAAAAGAGGCGGTGGAGGCCAGCGTCCACTCCAGGTTCCCGGTGTGCGACGGCAATTTCGACATGCTGGTGGGCGTGCTGCACGCGAAGGACTTTTACAAGTTCCTGCTGTCGGACAGGCAGGAGCCGCTCGCCGCCTTTGTCCAGAAGCCGATATATGTGTCGGAGTCGATGCTGGCGAACGCCGTGCTGAACACCTTCAAGAAGCAGAAGCAGTATATGGCCGTTGTGGTGGATGAGTTCGGGTCTGTGGAGGGCGTCATCACGCTGCACGACCTGCTCGAGTCGATTGTGGGAGATTTGCCGGACATGGACGAGTTCGGCGAGCCCGATGTGGTGAGGCGGGAGGACGGTTCTTTGCTGGTGAGCGGCTCCGTCTCCATCCACAACCTGAACAGGGAGCTGAAGCAGGAATTCATCAGGAAAGACTCAGACGATTTTACCACGCTGGCCGGGTTCGTCATACACCTCCTGGGCCGGTTCCCGACGGTGGGCGAGCGGCTGGAGCACAACGGCTTTGAGATAGAAATCATTGACATGGACGGCTTTAAGGTAGACAAAGTCCTGCTGACGAAGAAGCCCGCCGAAGCAGCCGGCCCGGCGGACCGGCATATATAA
- a CDS encoding LysR substrate-binding domain-containing protein → MELLSGNTEQIEQALLHKTIEMGVIEGKSKRREIHYTPFLKDEIVLVCGSKNALARKEEIRPEELKKIPLLLREPGSGTLEVIADALKQKGIRLSDLSVEMQLGSTEAIKSYLQHSDCMAFLSMHAIPNELENGTLKIISIKKLPIHRNFYFITPQGPEGGLPALLMRFLIRNHSF, encoded by the coding sequence GTGGAGTTGCTCAGCGGCAACACCGAGCAGATTGAGCAGGCCCTGTTGCACAAGACCATCGAGATGGGAGTGATAGAGGGGAAATCCAAGCGCCGGGAAATCCATTATACCCCCTTTCTGAAAGACGAGATTGTGCTGGTCTGCGGCAGTAAAAACGCGCTGGCCCGCAAAGAGGAAATCAGGCCGGAGGAGCTGAAAAAGATACCGCTCCTGCTCCGCGAGCCCGGCTCGGGCACGCTGGAGGTGATTGCCGACGCGCTGAAGCAGAAAGGCATCCGCCTGTCCGACCTGTCTGTGGAGATGCAACTGGGGAGCACCGAGGCCATTAAATCGTACCTGCAGCACTCCGACTGTATGGCTTTCCTATCGATGCACGCCATCCCTAACGAACTGGAGAACGGTACGCTCAAGATCATCAGCATCAAGAAGCTGCCCATCCACCGCAATTTTTACTTCATCACCCCGCAGGGCCCGGAAGGTGGGCTGCCCGCGCTGCTGATGCGCTTCCTAATCCGGAACCATAGTTTCTGA
- a CDS encoding LysR family transcriptional regulator: MFDFRLKVFYTVARRLNFTKAAEELLISQPAVTKHIKELESQFNIALFDRRGNKVQLSPAGEVLLKHTEAIQEIYRQVEFDLNQLNQTHKGVLHVGSSTSITQYILPPCWPVSTACTRT, from the coding sequence ATGTTCGATTTTCGCCTGAAAGTATTTTACACCGTGGCCCGGCGGCTCAACTTCACCAAGGCCGCCGAAGAACTGCTCATTTCCCAGCCTGCGGTTACCAAGCATATAAAAGAACTCGAGAGCCAGTTCAACATCGCCCTTTTTGACCGGCGGGGGAACAAGGTGCAGCTCTCTCCGGCCGGTGAGGTGCTCCTGAAGCACACCGAGGCCATCCAGGAAATCTACCGGCAGGTGGAATTCGACCTCAACCAACTAAACCAGACCCACAAGGGCGTGCTGCACGTGGGGTCCAGCACGTCCATCACGCAGTATATACTGCCCCCCTGCTGGCCCGTTTCCACAGCCTGCACCAGGACGTGA
- a CDS encoding tellurite resistance/C4-dicarboxylate transporter family protein, producing the protein MAILSLLKAEVKGLFPAYFALVMSTGIVSIAAHLLGFPAISVALFWLNNLLFLVMLAMLLCRVVFYFSAFAEDIQSHAKGAGFLTLVAAACILGIQHILLKENYAVAQALWYLALVLWIILIYTFFINITTKKEKPTLEHGINGIWLVAVVATQAVAILGTYLAHHLPFPPERVVFLSLCGYMLGCMLYIILITLIFYRLTFFPMKAEAFAPPYWINMGAVAISTLSGATLIMNINEITGLQDFIPFVKGFSLFFWVTGTWWIPIIVVLGIWRHLYNHFPIFYHPQYWGMVFPLGMYTVCTWRLAQALELPYLQLIPAYFIYIAFTAWLVAFLGLCFNLVKLFSPKRNTETIRT; encoded by the coding sequence ATGGCGATATTGTCTTTGTTGAAAGCGGAAGTAAAGGGCCTGTTCCCGGCCTACTTCGCCCTGGTCATGTCGACGGGCATTGTTTCCATTGCGGCGCACCTGCTGGGTTTCCCCGCCATCAGCGTCGCGCTTTTCTGGCTGAACAACCTCCTCTTCCTGGTCATGCTGGCCATGCTGCTGTGCCGGGTGGTGTTCTATTTTTCCGCCTTCGCCGAGGATATCCAGTCGCATGCCAAGGGGGCTGGCTTTCTGACGCTGGTGGCGGCCGCCTGCATCCTGGGCATCCAGCACATTTTGCTGAAAGAAAACTACGCCGTGGCGCAGGCGCTCTGGTACCTCGCGCTGGTGCTGTGGATTATCCTCATATATACTTTCTTCATCAACATCACCACCAAAAAGGAAAAGCCCACGCTGGAGCACGGCATAAACGGGATATGGCTGGTAGCCGTGGTGGCCACGCAGGCGGTGGCCATTCTGGGCACTTACCTGGCCCACCACCTGCCGTTTCCGCCGGAGCGGGTGGTGTTCCTGTCGCTGTGCGGCTATATGCTGGGCTGCATGCTGTATATCATCCTCATCACGCTTATTTTCTACCGCCTCACGTTCTTCCCGATGAAGGCGGAGGCCTTCGCGCCGCCCTACTGGATTAACATGGGCGCGGTGGCCATCAGTACGCTTTCGGGTGCCACCCTCATCATGAACATCAACGAGATAACGGGGTTGCAGGATTTTATCCCTTTCGTGAAGGGGTTCAGCCTCTTCTTTTGGGTGACGGGCACCTGGTGGATTCCGATTATCGTGGTGCTGGGGATATGGCGGCATCTGTATAACCATTTTCCGATTTTTTATCACCCGCAGTACTGGGGCATGGTGTTTCCGCTGGGCATGTACACGGTGTGTACCTGGCGGCTGGCCCAGGCCCTGGAGCTGCCCTACCTGCAGCTCATCCCTGCCTACTTTATCTATATAGCCTTCACCGCCTGGCTGGTTGCGTTCCTGGGGCTCTGCTTTAACCTCGTAAAACTGTTTTCCCCGAAAAGAAACACCGAAACAATCCGGACCTGA
- a CDS encoding peroxiredoxin, which translates to MSLRIGDEAPNFTAQTTAGEINFHEWLGDSWGIIYSHPADFTPVCTTELGRTAQLKDEFAKRDTKVIAVSVDELDSHYEWIKDINETQHCDVDFPIIADVDRKVAGLYNMIHPNASTSATVRSVYFIGPDKKIKAIITYPASTGRNFFEILRVIDSLQLTANYSVATPVDWEQGQDVIISPSVKQEDVEAKFPKGHKVIKPYLRYTPQPNK; encoded by the coding sequence ATGAGTCTGAGAATCGGAGACGAAGCACCAAATTTTACGGCACAAACCACAGCAGGCGAGATTAACTTCCATGAGTGGCTCGGAGACAGCTGGGGAATCATCTACTCGCACCCTGCCGATTTTACGCCTGTCTGCACCACGGAGCTTGGCCGCACCGCCCAACTGAAGGATGAGTTTGCTAAAAGAGACACGAAGGTGATCGCCGTGAGCGTGGACGAACTGGATTCGCACTACGAGTGGATAAAGGACATCAACGAGACGCAGCACTGCGACGTGGACTTCCCCATCATAGCGGACGTGGACAGGAAAGTGGCCGGTCTGTACAACATGATCCATCCGAACGCCTCCACCAGCGCCACCGTGCGTTCCGTGTATTTTATTGGCCCGGACAAGAAAATCAAAGCCATCATCACCTACCCGGCCTCTACCGGAAGAAACTTCTTCGAGATACTGCGGGTAATCGACTCGCTGCAACTGACCGCCAACTACAGCGTGGCCACCCCGGTAGACTGGGAGCAGGGGCAGGATGTGATTATTTCGCCATCCGTCAAGCAAGAGGACGTGGAAGCCAAATTCCCGAAAGGACACAAGGTTATCAAGCCTTATTTACGGTACACACCGCAACCTAACAAGTAA